The following are encoded together in the Streptomyces tsukubensis genome:
- a CDS encoding STAS domain-containing protein has product MHIRGDHAELVVGGRLDVRSAADARTVLHSAVDDGVGDLVLDLSELDSWDATGLGVIMGVHRRAGRCGRRLVLRAVPPQMQRLLVATRLHRILAIEGGIAAEALPRA; this is encoded by the coding sequence ATGCATATCAGGGGCGACCACGCCGAGCTGGTCGTCGGGGGCCGCCTCGACGTCCGCAGCGCGGCGGACGCCCGTACGGTCCTGCACTCGGCGGTCGACGACGGCGTCGGTGATCTGGTGCTCGACCTGTCAGAGCTGGACTCCTGGGACGCCACGGGGCTCGGCGTCATCATGGGCGTGCACCGGAGGGCCGGCCGCTGCGGACGCAGACTGGTTCTGCGCGCGGTGCCGCCCCAGATGCAGCGGTTGCTCGTGGCCACCCGTCTGCACCGCATCCTCGCCATCGAGGGCGGCATCGCGGCGGAGGCCCTGCCGCGCGCGTGA